In one Methylobacterium sp. SyP6R genomic region, the following are encoded:
- a CDS encoding nuclear transport factor 2 family protein produces the protein MSRPPLPPFTEASAIDKVRLAEDGWNGRDPAKVALAYTPDTRWRNRAEFLTGRQEVEAFLTRKWNRELDYRLIKEIWAFSGNRIAVRYAYEYHDDSGQWFRAYGNENWEFAEDGLMRTRHSSINEHPIREEERRFHWPLGRRPDDHPGLSHFGF, from the coding sequence ATGTCCCGTCCCCCGCTGCCGCCCTTCACCGAGGCGAGCGCCATCGACAAGGTCCGCCTCGCCGAGGACGGCTGGAACGGCCGCGATCCGGCCAAGGTCGCCCTCGCCTACACCCCGGACACGCGCTGGCGGAACCGTGCCGAGTTCCTCACCGGGCGCCAGGAGGTCGAGGCCTTCCTGACCCGCAAGTGGAACCGCGAACTCGACTATCGCCTGATCAAGGAGATCTGGGCGTTTTCCGGCAACCGCATCGCGGTGCGCTACGCCTACGAGTACCACGACGACAGCGGCCAGTGGTTCCGCGCCTACGGCAACGAGAACTGGGAATTCGCCGAGGACGGCCTGATGCGCACCCGGCATTCGAGCATCAACGAGCACCCGATCCGCGAGGAGGAGCGCCGGTTCCACTGGCCCCTCGGCCGCCGGCCGGACGACCATCCGGGCCTCAGCCATTTCGGATTCTGA
- a CDS encoding 2Fe-2S iron-sulfur cluster-binding protein translates to MSDGSTMTGPSAPQASPWHPGETAIQEQVGVAARMAEVGRRVVRDFMPEQHRAFFAQLPFLVAGSVDPQGDAWATLIAGAPGFVAAPSPRALTIAARPDPGDPASLGLREGEAIGLLGIELHTRRRNRVNGVIRGSAEGLLRVEVEQSFGNCPQYIQLRDGAAIRDPQRAVASDVEESGALDDAARATIAAADTFFVASYAEQGGHRQVDVSHRGGKAGFVRVAADGTLTIPDFAGNLFFATLGNILLNGKAGLVFADFATGDLLQLTGDAEIVLSSPEIAAFQGAERLWTVRPRRVVRRRGALPRRWTFRPDGWSPNSLMTGDWREAADRLRAADLATRWRPFTVTRIVDESRTIRSFHLRPADGAGLVPHRAGQHLPIRVTLPGQETPVIRTYTLSVAPSDATYRISVKRDGAVSRHLHETLRVGDEIEARAPAGGFTIDAQGRRPAVLLAGGVGITPLLAMLRHVVYEGLRTRRVRPTVLVQAARSREDRPFARELAELAAASGGAVRLVRVLSEPGDAVAGVDYDVAGRIDRALLARLLPFGDDDFYLCGPPAFTQGLYDALRGLNVADDRIHAEAFGPSSLVRSGPAAAARPERPPAAAEPVAVAFLNSSKEARWTPESGMLLDLAEARGLSPEFSCREGSCGTCRTRLLAGAVTYAKEPAAAVAADEVLICSAVPAMGSGPVHLAL, encoded by the coding sequence ATGAGCGATGGTTCGACGATGACGGGGCCTTCCGCCCCCCAGGCTTCGCCCTGGCATCCGGGCGAGACGGCCATCCAGGAGCAGGTCGGCGTCGCCGCGCGGATGGCGGAGGTCGGCCGGCGGGTGGTGCGGGACTTCATGCCGGAGCAGCACCGCGCCTTCTTCGCGCAGCTCCCGTTCCTCGTCGCCGGTAGTGTCGACCCGCAGGGCGACGCCTGGGCGACGCTGATCGCCGGTGCGCCGGGTTTCGTCGCCGCGCCGAGCCCGAGGGCGCTCACCATCGCGGCGCGGCCCGATCCGGGCGACCCGGCGAGCTTGGGCTTGCGCGAGGGCGAGGCGATCGGTCTCCTCGGCATCGAGCTGCACACCCGCCGCCGCAACCGGGTGAACGGCGTCATCCGCGGATCGGCGGAGGGCCTCCTGCGAGTCGAGGTCGAGCAGAGCTTCGGCAATTGCCCGCAATACATCCAGCTGCGCGACGGCGCGGCGATCCGTGATCCGCAGCGGGCCGTCGCGAGCGACGTCGAGGAGAGCGGCGCCCTCGACGACGCGGCCCGCGCCACGATCGCGGCCGCCGACACCTTCTTCGTCGCCTCCTACGCCGAGCAGGGCGGGCACCGTCAGGTCGACGTCTCGCATCGCGGCGGCAAGGCCGGCTTCGTGCGGGTCGCCGCCGACGGCACGCTCACGATTCCCGATTTCGCCGGCAACCTGTTCTTCGCGACCTTGGGCAACATCCTGCTCAACGGCAAGGCCGGCCTGGTCTTCGCAGATTTCGCGACCGGCGACCTGCTGCAGCTGACGGGCGACGCCGAAATCGTCCTGTCCTCACCCGAGATCGCCGCCTTTCAGGGTGCCGAGCGGCTCTGGACGGTCCGGCCGCGCCGGGTGGTGCGGCGGCGCGGCGCGCTGCCCCGGCGCTGGACTTTCCGGCCGGACGGCTGGTCGCCCAATTCGCTGATGACCGGCGACTGGCGTGAGGCCGCCGACCGGCTCCGTGCCGCCGACCTCGCGACGCGGTGGCGCCCGTTCACCGTCACCCGGATCGTCGACGAGAGCCGGACGATCCGCTCCTTCCATCTCCGGCCGGCGGACGGGGCCGGGCTCGTCCCGCACCGGGCCGGGCAGCACCTGCCGATCCGCGTGACGCTGCCCGGGCAGGAGACGCCGGTCATCCGCACCTACACGCTCTCGGTCGCGCCGTCGGATGCGACGTACCGGATCAGCGTCAAGCGGGACGGCGCGGTGTCCCGCCACCTGCACGAGACCTTGCGGGTGGGAGATGAGATCGAGGCCCGCGCCCCGGCCGGCGGCTTCACCATCGACGCGCAAGGCCGGCGCCCGGCCGTTCTGCTCGCCGGCGGGGTCGGCATCACGCCGCTCCTCGCGATGCTGCGCCACGTCGTCTACGAGGGCCTGCGGACCCGGCGCGTCCGGCCGACCGTTCTGGTCCAGGCCGCCCGGTCCCGGGAGGACCGGCCCTTCGCCCGCGAGTTGGCCGAGCTCGCCGCCGCTTCCGGCGGCGCGGTGCGGCTCGTGCGGGTGCTCAGCGAGCCCGGCGACGCCGTCGCGGGGGTCGATTACGACGTCGCCGGCCGGATCGACAGGGCGCTGCTGGCCCGCCTCCTGCCGTTCGGCGATGACGACTTCTATCTCTGCGGCCCGCCCGCCTTCACGCAAGGACTCTATGACGCCCTGCGCGGCCTCAACGTCGCCGACGACCGCATCCACGCCGAGGCGTTCGGCCCCTCCTCGCTCGTGCGCAGCGGGCCGGCGGCAGCCGCAAGGCCGGAGCGCCCGCCCGCCGCGGCGGAGCCGGTCGCGGTCGCTTTCCTGAATTCCTCCAAGGAGGCGCGCTGGACGCCGGAATCCGGAATGCTGCTGGACCTCGCCGAGGCCCGCGGCCTCAGTCCCGAATTCAGCTGCCGGGAAGGCTCCTGCGGGACCTGCAGGACCCGGCTGCTTGCCGGCGCCGTCACCTACGCCAAGGAACCCGCGGCGGCGGTCGCAGCGGACGAGGTCCTGATCTGCTCGGCCGTCCCGGCCATGGGCAGCGGGCCCGTCCATCTCGCCCTGTGA
- a CDS encoding glutathione S-transferase family protein, which produces MKLYHHPLSGHAHRARLFLALLGVPHKAIEVDLRAGAHKRPDFLALNPFGQVPVLDDDGIVIADSNAILVYVAKKLGRTDWLPENAEAAAAVQRWLSVAAGELAYGPAAARLVTVFGADFRPEEVIGRAHTLLRRLEAHLTGRDWLVGGHPTIADVALYSYLARAPEGNVDLSDYRNVVAYLRRIEALPGFLPFAETPAGLSAA; this is translated from the coding sequence ATGAAGCTCTATCACCACCCGCTCTCGGGCCATGCCCACCGGGCCCGGCTGTTCCTCGCGCTGCTCGGCGTGCCGCACAAGGCGATCGAGGTCGATTTGAGGGCGGGGGCGCACAAGCGGCCCGACTTCCTGGCCCTCAACCCCTTCGGCCAGGTGCCGGTGCTCGACGACGACGGCATCGTCATCGCGGATTCGAACGCCATCCTGGTCTACGTGGCGAAGAAGCTCGGCCGGACCGACTGGCTGCCGGAGAACGCAGAGGCCGCGGCCGCCGTGCAGCGCTGGCTGTCGGTCGCCGCCGGCGAGCTGGCCTACGGCCCCGCCGCCGCCCGGCTCGTCACGGTGTTCGGCGCCGATTTCCGCCCCGAGGAGGTGATCGGACGGGCCCATACCCTGCTGCGGCGCCTGGAGGCGCACCTGACCGGCCGCGACTGGCTGGTGGGCGGGCATCCGACGATCGCGGATGTCGCGCTCTACAGCTATCTGGCGCGGGCCCCCGAGGGTAACGTCGACCTGTCGGACTATCGGAACGTCGTCGCGTACTTGCGCCGGATCGAGGCCCTGCCGGGCTTCCTCCCCTTCGCGGAGACCCCGGCCGGCCTCAGCGCCGCCTGA
- the ccoN gene encoding cytochrome-c oxidase, cbb3-type subunit I, producing MSASPAPKYMTEGEAGLCAALGLAALLCLIASAKAVDPAYGLHTGLFSLAAVAGIVAILRRYAARDPEPIPQEIGGKPNYNLGPVKFAAIAAMGWGLAGFLVGCIIAFQLWAPSLNLGLEYTTFGRLRPLHTSAVIFAFGGNVLIATSLYVVQRTCRVRLAGDLAPWFVVLGYNLFIVVAGTGYLMGVTQSKEYAEPEWYADLWLTVVWVVYLVVFLATLAKRREPHIFVANWFYLAFIVTIAMLHVVNNLSLPVTVFGSKSYPIFSGVQDALVQWWYGHNAVGFFLTAGFLAIMYYFIPKRAGRPIYSYRLSIIHFWALIFMYIWAGPHHLHYTALPDWAQTLGMTFSIMLWMPSWGGMINGLMTLSGAWDKLRTDPILRLMVVSLAFYGMATFEGPMMSIKAVNALSHYTDWTIGHVHSGALGWVAYVSFGALYCLVPWLWNRREVYSLRLVEWHFWVSTLGIVLYITAMWVAGIMQGLMWRATNSFGFLEYSFVETVEAMQPYYLVRALGGVLFLIGALIMAYNLAMTILGREAGERNSVANAALVPAE from the coding sequence ATGTCCGCCAGTCCCGCACCCAAATACATGACCGAAGGGGAGGCGGGCCTGTGCGCCGCCTTGGGCCTTGCCGCCCTCCTGTGCCTGATCGCCTCGGCCAAGGCGGTCGATCCGGCTTACGGTCTGCATACCGGCCTGTTTTCCCTGGCGGCGGTCGCCGGCATCGTGGCGATCCTGCGCCGCTACGCCGCCCGCGACCCCGAGCCGATCCCGCAGGAGATCGGCGGCAAGCCGAACTACAACCTGGGTCCGGTGAAGTTCGCCGCCATCGCCGCGATGGGATGGGGCCTTGCCGGGTTCCTGGTCGGCTGCATCATCGCCTTCCAGCTCTGGGCGCCCTCGCTCAATCTCGGGCTCGAATACACCACCTTCGGGCGCCTGCGCCCGCTGCACACCTCGGCGGTGATCTTCGCCTTCGGCGGCAACGTCCTGATCGCGACCTCGCTCTACGTGGTGCAGCGGACCTGCCGGGTGCGGCTCGCGGGCGATCTCGCGCCGTGGTTCGTGGTGCTCGGCTACAACCTGTTCATCGTCGTGGCCGGCACCGGCTACCTGATGGGCGTGACCCAGTCGAAGGAATATGCCGAGCCGGAATGGTACGCCGACCTCTGGCTGACGGTGGTCTGGGTCGTCTACCTCGTCGTCTTCCTCGCCACCCTCGCGAAGAGGCGCGAGCCGCACATCTTCGTGGCGAACTGGTTCTACCTCGCCTTCATCGTCACCATCGCGATGCTGCACGTCGTCAACAACCTCAGCCTGCCGGTGACCGTGTTCGGCTCGAAGTCGTACCCGATCTTCTCCGGCGTGCAGGACGCGCTGGTGCAGTGGTGGTACGGCCACAACGCCGTCGGCTTCTTCCTCACCGCCGGCTTCCTCGCCATCATGTACTACTTCATCCCGAAGCGGGCCGGGCGGCCGATCTATTCCTACCGGCTGTCGATCATCCACTTCTGGGCCCTGATCTTCATGTATATCTGGGCCGGCCCGCACCATCTGCACTACACCGCGCTGCCGGACTGGGCCCAGACGCTCGGCATGACCTTCTCGATCATGCTGTGGATGCCGTCCTGGGGCGGGATGATCAACGGCCTGATGACGCTCTCGGGCGCCTGGGACAAGCTTCGCACCGATCCGATCCTGCGCCTGATGGTCGTGTCGCTGGCCTTCTACGGCATGGCGACCTTCGAGGGGCCGATGATGTCGATCAAGGCGGTCAACGCGCTCAGCCACTACACCGACTGGACCATCGGCCACGTCCATTCCGGCGCCCTCGGCTGGGTCGCCTACGTGTCCTTCGGCGCCTTGTACTGCCTGGTGCCGTGGCTGTGGAACCGCCGCGAGGTCTATTCGCTCCGCCTCGTCGAGTGGCACTTCTGGGTCTCGACGCTCGGCATCGTCCTCTACATCACCGCGATGTGGGTCGCCGGGATCATGCAGGGCCTGATGTGGCGGGCCACTAACAGCTTCGGCTTCCTCGAATATTCCTTCGTCGAGACCGTCGAGGCGATGCAGCCCTACTACCTCGTGCGGGCGCTCGGCGGCGTCTTGTTCCTGATCGGCGCGCTGATCATGGCCTACAACCTCGCCATGACGATCCTCGGCCGCGAGGCGGGCGAGCGGAATTCCGTCGCCAACGCCGCCCTGGTCCCGGCCGAGTGA
- the ccoO gene encoding cytochrome-c oxidase, cbb3-type subunit II, whose protein sequence is MAIAQPGLWKRHEFFEKNSILLLIGILIVVAIGGLIEIVPLFYLKSTIEAAAGVRPYTPLELAGRNIYVREGCYLCHSQMVRPMRDEVERYGHFSLAAESMYDHPFQWGSKRTGPDLARVGEKYSDAWHREHLKDPRAVVPGSIMPAYGFLDRPLDAEAIADDLTANARLGVPYGPEMILRAGSDLAAQLDPEGADAGLRQRYPGAVLHAPGEKGRVTELDALVAYLQVLGTMVDFKLYDDKKNLR, encoded by the coding sequence ATGGCCATCGCCCAGCCCGGCCTCTGGAAGAGGCATGAATTCTTCGAGAAGAACTCGATCCTGCTGCTGATCGGCATCCTGATCGTCGTCGCCATCGGCGGCCTGATCGAGATCGTCCCGCTGTTCTACCTGAAGAGCACCATCGAGGCGGCGGCGGGCGTGCGGCCCTACACGCCGCTGGAACTGGCCGGCCGCAACATCTACGTGCGCGAGGGCTGCTATCTCTGCCACAGCCAGATGGTGCGGCCGATGCGCGACGAGGTCGAGCGCTACGGCCATTTCTCCCTCGCCGCCGAATCCATGTACGACCACCCGTTCCAGTGGGGCTCGAAGCGCACCGGGCCCGACCTCGCCCGGGTCGGGGAGAAGTATTCCGACGCCTGGCACCGCGAGCACCTGAAGGACCCGCGCGCCGTCGTCCCCGGCTCGATCATGCCGGCCTACGGCTTCCTCGACCGGCCCCTCGACGCCGAGGCGATCGCCGACGACCTGACGGCGAATGCCAGGCTCGGCGTGCCCTACGGCCCGGAGATGATCCTGCGGGCGGGAAGCGATCTCGCCGCCCAGCTCGACCCCGAGGGCGCGGATGCGGGTCTCCGACAGCGCTACCCCGGCGCCGTCCTGCACGCCCCCGGCGAGAAGGGCCGCGTCACCGAGCTCGACGCCCTCGTCGCCTACCTCCAGGTGCTCGGCACGATGGTCGACTTCAAGCTCTACGACGACAAGAAGAACCTGAGGTGA
- a CDS encoding cbb3-type cytochrome c oxidase subunit 3, producing the protein MPVTYDLASRFAQTSGLLYFVALFAGATLYALWPRNQGRFDAAARLPLDEE; encoded by the coding sequence ATGCCCGTGACCTACGACCTCGCCTCCCGCTTCGCCCAGACGAGCGGCCTTCTCTACTTCGTCGCCTTGTTTGCCGGAGCCACCCTCTACGCGCTCTGGCCGCGCAACCAGGGCCGGTTCGACGCCGCCGCCCGCCTGCCCCTCGACGAGGAGTGA
- the ccoP gene encoding cytochrome-c oxidase, cbb3-type subunit III: protein MTDTKTSHPETTGHEWDGIAEYNNPLPRWWLYSLYATIVWAFGYWIAYPAWPLVFDHTRGLLGYSSRAAVLADVATTRAARAVLGQDKLASADLAAIEADPTLLPLALATGKAAFGDNCAACHGTAATGRAGYPNLQDDDWLWGGGLETIAETIRVGIRSGHADTRTGEMPAFGRDGILKRDEVETVANYVLSLSGKAFAPALSLEKGAALFAQNCAACHGEQGKGNPEMGAPNLTDAVWLYGAAPQEVVATIQGGRKGVMPTWEGRLDPATIKSLAVYVHGLGGGK from the coding sequence GTGACCGACACCAAGACCTCCCATCCCGAGACCACCGGCCACGAGTGGGACGGCATCGCCGAGTACAACAACCCGCTGCCGCGCTGGTGGCTGTATTCGCTCTACGCCACGATCGTCTGGGCCTTCGGCTACTGGATCGCCTATCCGGCCTGGCCGCTGGTCTTCGACCACACGCGCGGCCTCCTCGGCTACTCGTCCCGCGCCGCGGTGCTGGCCGATGTGGCCACGACCCGGGCGGCCCGCGCGGTTTTGGGCCAGGACAAGCTCGCATCCGCCGATCTCGCGGCGATCGAGGCCGATCCGACCCTGCTGCCGCTGGCCCTCGCCACCGGCAAGGCGGCCTTCGGCGACAATTGCGCCGCCTGCCACGGCACCGCCGCGACCGGCCGGGCCGGCTACCCCAACCTCCAGGACGACGACTGGCTCTGGGGCGGGGGTCTCGAGACGATCGCCGAGACGATCCGCGTCGGCATCCGCTCCGGCCACGCCGACACCCGCACGGGCGAGATGCCGGCCTTCGGCCGCGACGGAATCCTGAAGCGCGACGAGGTCGAGACGGTGGCGAACTACGTCCTGTCCCTGTCCGGCAAGGCCTTCGCGCCGGCTCTCAGCCTGGAGAAGGGCGCCGCGCTCTTTGCCCAGAACTGCGCCGCCTGCCACGGCGAGCAGGGCAAGGGCAATCCGGAGATGGGCGCCCCCAACCTCACCGACGCGGTCTGGCTCTACGGCGCCGCGCCGCAGGAGGTGGTGGCGACGATCCAGGGCGGCCGCAAGGGCGTGATGCCGACCTGGGAGGGGAGGCTGGACCCTGCCACCATCAAGTCGCTGGCGGTTTACGTCCATGGGCTCGGGGGTGGGAAGTAG
- a CDS encoding IS701 family transposase, whose product MPDLPARFAGIILAFAPLFVHRSWCHARILLLGAILAPGRRTVASLLRIMGRAHERRFVNFHRVLNRAAWSPHAGARILLGHLITAFAPRGPVVLGLDDTIERRWGKRIRARGIYRDPVRSSGSHFVKTSGLRWLGLMLLAPIPFAQRVWALPFLTALVPSERACREQGHRHKPLLAVGRQLVLQARRWLPGRDLVLVADSSFAALAFLAALSHRGVTVITRLRLDAALYDPAPPRRPGTVGRPRIKGARRPSLAQVLTAEETRWHRLTVAGWYGTGERTIEVASDTAVWWHTGLPAVPVHWVLIRDPEERFSPQALLCTDLARDPEQILTWFVRRWSVEVTFQETRAHLGVETQRQWSDKAITRTTPCLLALFSIVTLLAARLRARERKAAQAAWYPKARPTFSDALASVRRALWREQALATSRRRRDTTKPRFALPPPWTYALCNAA is encoded by the coding sequence ATGCCGGACCTGCCCGCCCGCTTCGCCGGGATCATCCTGGCCTTCGCGCCGCTGTTCGTCCACCGCTCCTGGTGCCACGCCCGGATCCTGCTCCTGGGCGCCATCCTGGCTCCGGGCCGGCGCACGGTCGCCAGCTTGCTGCGGATCATGGGCCGTGCCCATGAGCGTCGCTTCGTCAACTTCCACCGCGTCCTCAACCGCGCCGCCTGGTCGCCTCACGCCGGCGCCCGCATCCTGCTCGGACACCTGATCACGGCGTTCGCGCCGCGCGGCCCGGTGGTGCTGGGCCTCGACGACACGATCGAGCGGCGCTGGGGCAAGCGCATCAGGGCCCGCGGCATCTATCGTGATCCGGTCCGCTCCTCCGGCAGCCACTTCGTCAAGACCAGCGGCCTGCGCTGGCTCGGCCTGATGCTGCTGGCCCCGATCCCCTTTGCCCAGCGGGTCTGGGCGTTGCCCTTCCTCACCGCCCTCGTGCCCTCCGAGCGCGCCTGCCGCGAGCAGGGCCACCGGCACAAGCCTCTGCTCGCGGTCGGGCGCCAACTCGTCCTCCAGGCGCGCCGCTGGCTGCCGGGGCGCGACCTCGTGCTGGTAGCCGACAGCAGCTTTGCGGCGCTTGCCTTCCTGGCCGCCCTGAGCCACCGCGGCGTGACGGTCATCACCCGCTTGCGCCTCGATGCGGCCCTCTACGATCCGGCTCCGCCTCGCCGGCCCGGCACGGTCGGACGTCCGCGCATCAAGGGCGCGCGGCGCCCGAGCCTGGCGCAGGTTCTCACGGCCGAGGAGACCCGGTGGCATCGGCTCACCGTGGCGGGCTGGTACGGGACCGGCGAGCGCACGATCGAGGTCGCCAGCGACACGGCCGTCTGGTGGCATACCGGCCTGCCGGCGGTGCCGGTCCACTGGGTGCTGATCCGCGATCCCGAGGAGCGCTTCTCACCCCAGGCCTTGCTGTGTACCGACCTGGCCCGTGATCCCGAACAGATCCTGACGTGGTTCGTGCGGCGCTGGAGCGTCGAGGTCACCTTCCAGGAGACCCGCGCCCACCTGGGCGTCGAGACCCAGCGCCAGTGGTCGGACAAGGCGATCACCCGCACTACCCCCTGCCTGCTCGCCCTGTTCTCAATCGTCACCCTACTGGCCGCGCGACTCCGGGCCCGCGAGCGCAAGGCGGCGCAGGCCGCCTGGTATCCGAAAGCTCGACCTACCTTCTCGGATGCGCTGGCCAGCGTGCGCCGGGCGCTCTGGCGCGAACAGGCTTTGGCAACGTCCCGCCGTCGGCGAGACACAACAAAACCTCGCTTCGCTCTGCCACCGCCCTGGACCTACGCCCTCTGCAACGCAGCCTGA
- a CDS encoding AbrB/MazE/SpoVT family DNA-binding domain-containing protein: MAKIVDGGKLVIPESFRRELGFNVGDTVVIELVDGELRVHSRNAAIANARRLMRQLVPDDVSLADELIADRRAEAAGE; the protein is encoded by the coding sequence GTGGCCAAGATCGTGGACGGGGGCAAGCTGGTTATTCCAGAAAGCTTTCGTCGTGAACTGGGTTTCAACGTCGGTGATACCGTCGTCATCGAGTTGGTCGACGGCGAATTGCGGGTTCATTCACGCAACGCCGCGATCGCCAACGCCCGCCGATTGATGCGGCAGCTCGTACCGGATGACGTCAGCCTGGCCGACGAACTGATCGCAGATCGGCGCGCCGAAGCGGCGGGCGAATAA
- the ccoG gene encoding cytochrome c oxidase accessory protein CcoG, translating to MVSAPNGALYEARRKIQPQAVRGRFRTAKWIILAVTLAIYYIVPFLRWDRGPGAPSQAVLIDLDRGRFYVFFIELWPQEVTYVMGLLILAALILFLMNAVAGRIWCGYLCPQTVWTDLFLAVERLVEGDRRARLKLDAAPWSIEKVALRTMKHAIWLLIAWWTGGAWVLYFADAPTLVHRLATFQAPPQAVFAILTLTATTYVLAGHMREQVCTYMCPWPRIQGSLTDEHSLNILYRVDRGEPRASVKRSRALRAAGQPAGDCVDCFACVTACPAGIDIRDGLQMPCIQCGLCADACDAVMVKLGRPTGLIAYDTEANCRRRAAGQPPVRKILRPRTIAYGLLVAGIGGFMLTTLATRSFTGVNVLHDRNPLFVTLSEGGIRNGYTVRVINKRPFARDLTLAVEGLPGARTDIVGAPEGEIAVPADATREIRVLVFAPPGTAGSIPLTFRLADPVSGETALAQDHFKAP from the coding sequence ATGGTGTCGGCGCCGAACGGCGCGCTCTACGAGGCGCGGCGCAAGATCCAGCCGCAAGCCGTGCGCGGGCGCTTCCGTACCGCGAAGTGGATCATCCTGGCGGTCACCCTCGCCATCTACTACATCGTGCCGTTCCTGCGCTGGGACCGCGGCCCGGGCGCGCCGTCGCAGGCGGTGCTGATCGACCTCGACCGGGGCCGGTTCTACGTCTTCTTCATCGAGCTGTGGCCGCAGGAGGTCACCTACGTCATGGGCCTGCTGATCCTGGCGGCCCTGATCCTGTTCCTGATGAACGCGGTCGCCGGCCGGATCTGGTGCGGCTATCTCTGCCCGCAGACGGTGTGGACCGACCTCTTCCTCGCGGTCGAGCGCCTGGTCGAGGGCGACCGCCGGGCGCGGCTCAAGCTCGACGCCGCGCCGTGGTCGATCGAGAAGGTCGCGTTGCGCACCATGAAGCATGCGATCTGGCTCCTGATCGCGTGGTGGACCGGCGGCGCCTGGGTGCTCTACTTCGCCGACGCGCCGACGCTGGTGCACCGGCTCGCGACCTTCCAGGCCCCGCCCCAGGCCGTCTTCGCCATCCTGACGCTGACCGCGACGACCTACGTGCTCGCCGGCCACATGCGCGAGCAGGTCTGCACCTACATGTGCCCCTGGCCGCGCATCCAGGGCTCGCTCACCGACGAGCACTCGCTCAACATCCTCTACCGGGTCGATCGCGGCGAGCCGCGTGCCTCGGTCAAGCGGTCGCGAGCCCTGCGCGCCGCCGGGCAGCCGGCCGGCGACTGCGTCGATTGCTTCGCCTGCGTCACCGCCTGCCCGGCGGGGATCGACATCCGCGACGGGCTCCAGATGCCCTGCATCCAGTGCGGCCTCTGCGCCGATGCCTGCGACGCCGTCATGGTGAAGCTCGGGCGCCCGACCGGCCTCATCGCCTACGACACAGAAGCGAATTGCCGGCGCCGGGCCGCGGGCCAGCCGCCGGTCCGGAAGATCCTGCGCCCGCGCACCATCGCCTACGGGCTGCTGGTGGCCGGCATCGGCGGCTTCATGCTGACCACGCTCGCGACCCGCAGCTTCACCGGCGTGAACGTCCTCCACGACCGCAACCCGCTCTTCGTCACGCTCTCGGAGGGCGGCATCCGCAACGGCTACACGGTGCGGGTCATCAACAAGCGCCCGTTCGCGCGCGACCTGACCCTCGCCGTCGAAGGCCTGCCCGGCGCCCGCACCGACATCGTGGGCGCGCCGGAGGGGGAGATCGCGGTGCCGGCCGACGCGACGCGGGAGATCCGCGTCCTCGTCTTCGCGCCCCCCGGCACCGCCGGCTCGATTCCGCTGACCTTCCGCCTCGCCGATCCGGTCTCGGGCGAGACCGCGCTGGCGCAGGACCACTTCAAGGCGCCCTGA
- a CDS encoding FixH family protein, with amino-acid sequence MHAPTAAPFRLTGRRIFLILVGFFGTVASADAFLVTSALRTWSGLEVASPYHAGQVYNSDLAQARAQDARGWQLESAVARAGTGATLAVLVRAKTGDLLAGKDLRARLERPTDARADRSLALAETAPGTYAGRVEELPGGQWRLVVEVWGPDGVELRRERRLTLD; translated from the coding sequence ATGCACGCCCCCACCGCCGCACCGTTCCGCCTGACCGGGCGGCGCATCTTCCTCATCCTCGTCGGCTTCTTCGGCACGGTCGCGAGCGCCGACGCCTTCCTGGTCACGTCCGCGCTACGCACCTGGTCGGGGCTCGAGGTCGCATCGCCCTACCATGCCGGCCAGGTCTACAATTCAGACCTCGCCCAGGCCCGGGCGCAGGACGCGCGCGGCTGGCAGCTGGAGAGCGCCGTCGCCCGGGCCGGCACGGGCGCGACGCTCGCCGTCCTGGTGCGGGCGAAGACCGGGGACCTCCTGGCGGGCAAGGACCTGCGCGCCCGGCTGGAACGCCCCACCGATGCCCGCGCCGACCGGAGCCTCGCCCTCGCCGAGACGGCGCCCGGCACCTATGCCGGCCGGGTCGAGGAACTGCCGGGCGGCCAGTGGCGCCTCGTCGTCGAGGTGTGGGGCCCCGACGGGGTCGAGCTGCGGCGCGAACGCCGCCTGACCCTCGATTGA